The Dioscorea cayenensis subsp. rotundata cultivar TDr96_F1 chromosome 7, TDr96_F1_v2_PseudoChromosome.rev07_lg8_w22 25.fasta, whole genome shotgun sequence genome includes a region encoding these proteins:
- the LOC120265514 gene encoding bifunctional riboflavin kinase/FMN phosphatase-like isoform X2 produces MPLSNNAFRKEAFFKVLSVGHGLVASKVNHGVSFLPCVKASEAALAMASNDGIVNDVLKRFLLKYNKQWNTKVAHNLVGKTSREAATIFLQDYGLPLSVKELMDMITRLFSDQ; encoded by the exons ATG CCTCTATCAAATAATGCTTTCAGAAAAGAGGCATTTTTCAAAGTTCTTTCTGTCGGCCATGGACTTGTAGCCTCAAAagtgaaccatggagtatccttCCTACCATGTGTTAAAGCCTCTGAAGCTGCATTGGCAATGGCATCAAATG ATGGAATTGTGAATGATGTCTTAAAGAGGTTTTTACTCAAGTATAACAAGCAGTGGAATACCAAAGTGGCACATAACCTAGTGGGGAAGACTTCAAGGGAAGCTGCTACCATTTTCTTGCAAGATTATGGACTCCCTCTGAGTGTTAAAGAATTAATGGATATGATTACCCGGTTGTTCTCTGACCAGTAA
- the LOC120265514 gene encoding bifunctional riboflavin kinase/FMN phosphatase-like isoform X1, whose product MEYPSYHVLKPLKLHWQWHQMERGMPAKVEVAGIPGRTSPARWYNIKAFSCANRLIKHLSSNGVPMALASNPPKLNMEGKISDHHGWKESFLAIVGGDDVINGKQSPDIFPEAAKRINTEP is encoded by the exons atggagtatccttCCTACCATGTGTTAAAGCCTCTGAAGCTGCATTGGCAATGGCATCAAATG GAGAGGGGGATGCCTGCGAAGGTGGAGGTCGCAGGCATACCAGGAAGAACGTCACCGGCGAG GTGGTACAACATTAAAGCTTTTTCATGTGCCAATCGGTTGATAAAGCATTTGAGTAGTAATGGGGTTCCAATGGCTTTGGCTTCAAACCCACCAAAATTGAACATGGAAGGCAAAATTTCTGACCACCATG GATGGAAAGAGTCCTTTTTAGCCATTGTTGGTGGAGATGACGTTATAAATGGAAAGCAATCACCTGATAT ATTTCCTGAAGCTGCTAAAAGGATTAACACTGAACCATAA
- the LOC120265171 gene encoding uncharacterized protein LOC120265171 yields the protein MSIEEQLLMFLHTIGHNQRNRVITHNFLRSGETISRYFNHMLFTIGEMQHEYVRPPSSQTPPYIATRRTLYPYFKDCVGALDGTHIHAFRPQRSEVAPFEEEKPYPTQNVLVVVDFDIRFTFILTGWEGFVHDSLVLSDALERPNGLKVPEGKYYLVDVGYATGPSFIPPYRGVRFHLKEFGSRTPANAKELFNLRHSSGRTSIESAFGSLKNCFKILTSRPFFPFKTKVDLRWHVPLFDVSFYLLLSNYGCLNILAMEGYNSSQGSPTSSIMNTTARTTGNMRWTSLKSRYFIRFMASQVEQGFKMDKGFKPQTIQAAIRSLKDTFLVTLTEANDDEPYLNKPIKDYDLLETICGNDQATGHRVVTSRTRIGTQMDYNSEADVFPSTQNYDDVSFMETDGIGNASPFTQHYNSEPASTTSPIQRSKEKGKHKATVSDAAIDRLATSIEKAFDKVQSSRSMSYAKDVEDECMKLTQHGYSIDQILMVYEHLMSDDARARMFFGMRQELRMAWDVVDGQLFVRLYLEFNMFSLELYLESKIITPWFVNNVSSCCLYASIACKEDVHAGRLQSWIFHPEGEQGSLRAGQVDDDDDDDDDE from the exons ATGAGCATTGAGGAGCAATTACTAATGTTCTTGCACACCATAGGACACAACCAGCGCAATCGTGTTATTACACATAATTTTTTGAGGTCCGGTGAAACTATTAGTAGATATTTCAATCACATGTTGTTCACAATTGGTGAAATGCAGCATGAATATGTGCGGCCACCAAGTTCTCAAACCCCACCTTATATAGCAACAAGGAGAACATTGTATCCTTATTTCAAG GATTGTGTTGGGGCCttagatggaacacatattcatGCTTTCCGTCCCCAGAGATCCGAAGTTGCACCTTTCGAGGAAGAAAAACCTTACCCAACTCAAAACGTCCTTGTAGTTGTGGATTTTGACATTCGTTTTACTTTTATTCTCACTGGTTGGGAAGGATTCGTGCATGACTCTTTAGTTCTTAGTGATGCACTAGAACGACCCAATGGGCTAAAAGTTCCTGAAG GAAaatattacttggttgatgTTGGTTACGCCACAGGACCCAGTTTTATACCCCCTTACAGGGGTGTAAGATTTCACTTGAAGGAGTTCGGCTCCCGAACACCTGCAAACGCCAAGGAATTGTTTAATCTAAGACATTCATCTGGGCGTACCTCCATCGAGAGTGCATTTGGTTCTTTAAAGAACTGCTTCAAGATCCTCACTTCTAGGCCTTTTTTCCCATTCAAGACAAAGGTGGATCTCAGATGGCATGTT CCACTTTTTGATGTATCTTTTTATCTTCTATTATCAAATTATGGATGCTTGAATATCTTGGCT ATGGAGGGATATAATTCATCGCAAGGCAGCCCGACATCATCAATTATGAATACTACTGCAAGAACTACAGGAAATATGAGATGGACATCCTTGAAAAGTCGTTACTTTATAAGATTTATGGCAAGCCAAGTTGAACAAGGGTTTAAGATGGACAAAGGCTTCAAACCACAAACAATACAAGCTGCTATTCGATCCTTGAAAGATACATTTCTAGTGACACTGACAGAGGCCAAT GACGATGAACCCTATTTAAACAAGCCTATTAAGGATTATGACCTTCTCGAGACTATTTGTGGTAATGATCAAGCTACTGGACATCGTGTTGTCACCTCAAGAACTCGTATTGGCACACAAATGGATTACAACTCTGAGGCAGATGTATTCCCATCAACCCAAAATTATGATGATGTGTCTTTCATGGAAACAGATGGGATTGGTAATGCCTCACCGTTTACTCAACACTACAATTCTGAACCGGCGTCAACAACAAGCCCAATACAAAGAAGTAAAGAGAAAGGCAAACACAAAGCAACCGTTAGTGATGCTGCAATAGATCGTTTGGCCACAAGTATTGAAAAAGCTTTTGATAAAGTTCAATCTAGCCGTTCAATGAGCTATGcaaaagatgttgaagatgaatGTATGAAGCTAACACAACATGGGTATTCCATAGATCAAATTCTTATGGTATATGAGCACTTGATGAGTGATGATGCACGAGCTCGCATGTTCTTTGGAATGCGTCAAGAACTTCGCATGGCTTGG GATGTGGTGGATGGCCAACTGTTTGTGAGGTTATATTTAGAgtttaatatgttttctttggagTTGTATTTGGAAT CCAAGATCATCACTCCTTGGTTTGTCAATAATGTTTCCAGCTGCTGCTTGTATGCTTCCATTGCATGCAAAGAGGATGTTCATGCTGGAAGGCTTCAATCTTGGATCTTTCATCCTGAAGGCGAGCAAGGAAGTCTTAGAGCTGGtcaagttgatgatgatgatgatgatgatgatgatgagtag